From the Helianthus annuus cultivar XRQ/B chromosome 17, HanXRQr2.0-SUNRISE, whole genome shotgun sequence genome, the window ccttaattgacctaggttaagacgagaacgcaagaggttgtcggtgaggctgattcctatgctatatgtgtgacaaccctcactaaatcaggtattcGTACGACTTAactaataattaattactgcttaattactgtgcttgattgaaattatggataaactgctacttgaatgctaatacatgtacttacttgcatcatactttacttgCTGTCACTCCATGTTTTGCTTACAGCaccttagtgacaaccttgatgcaccaaaagcacagtagcacaacgaacggataacctattgaacatgctgatatagccagcatcaggcagacactgcctctaaggcccgTTTGAGCCAGAGATATtttgctacactagtagagagtgtagggatacgagggttgtagaactgcgtcactaggtataagttatagtgaccggatgtgcctaaaacgtactctatgtacaaaattcagcactttaactaaaaattcagcatttggttaactaataaagtgccaaaacaggaggaaaatattactagacactttctaaagtgtcgggaataagttgtgtcactaaaaatagtattaacgacactttaaagctttgttaagcacgtTAACGGaacactatccaaccgaacaaccggactataactggaacataaaaatattgccattaacattgtttatctttttctgagccagttagggtccctgaataccctaacacccgctataatgcacaacacactagtaaccgagttaacctcTAACTTAACTTAACTTTATCTTAACACCTAGTTGGAATGGAACcggattacccccccccccaaccgaatcgGTAACAATGTGACCACCCCATGTACTTGCATGATTATTTTAATCACACATGCCTAATATCTAGGCTACACTTAAACCATTGGTTAATGAACTTAAAATTGCCTATAAGATCAAGACTAAGCACACCATATCATTTCCATCTCACAACTcaccacacacacactctctccttcccttggagctctcggccgaacatcccctctaccatccatccatttttcggtttTGGTCTTGCAATTCCAAGTAACTACAAGTGTCAAGGATCTCACACAAAGGAGCTCGGTGCAATTCGGAACGTGAGGGACCTCTTCTCATTACTGTTATCCACTCATtcttcgactagattcttccctagcctcgagctagtagtaagttgctataaacgccctctcgatctattttaaagtggttaaaatgaaataTGACGGATAAAACTCATGAACTTACAAGGTGATGtgttaaaagtctactaaaatgttaAAGATGTGGGTTAAAAGCACaagggttgtgtaaatcttgtaagatttgttttgtgtaactatttagtgccgatctatgttgtggtagcgcGGATCATCGTCTAACCCGGATTGGCCATGTTCATGAAATATGACATAGAGTATGTGCAAGGATGAAagaggttaaatgatgaaactctaccacacactaaaCATGAAATTGTGTAAAATCgactttacttatgaaatagtgttcaaaactagtagatctacggatctacaaacggtattttcaaaggaccaagtgtcaaagaaatcatattttctaaaaccggatcttacacgaacaagaatgatttttaaacacacaagtgtgtagacacttgtgtaacactaaatttcgacaaagaactagttttgtcaaattttacaagaagttgtaaagatggaatttctttaaaaacgagattcacaagaaaccggattgatttatactaaagatccactaaaagtaatgggatctACTTCATATTCCGGacaaactacaagttcatgtaatttttgcgatttacatatatattgactagtttgatgcattggaaaattgttttggttgaatgagaaaattgttgaattgaattttaaaagaaaatgatacgcttgaaagcgtggccacctccagttacaggggaaactctggcgaaatttttccaaaaatctaatACTTGGAaaaatattttcactacaagagttacaaatatatttttaacttgtcttcaaaaatataaatttcgccacgactttatttagaaaatatcggaggtgggattttcacaaaataaaacggggtaaatatatatttgatatatatatttttcatagcgtcacttgtataaatgtttatgattattttgtgaactatacaaatattatttttagggtaaaaataatattaccgtgttagcgactccaaaataatacgaacgccttcgcaataattatttaagttacaccggtaattattattaccactcgatctttaaaacgtaacttacgtatcttaagaaatatttatgaacgcgtatttttgtcaaggtattattttgggaaaatcatatgtattaaaaatataatatttttggggaaaaatatttatattttggagttagcaataaaatatatattaagtgagacttaataatatatttcgaagttatacgaacgcacatgtatttaatcccccacccttgggaaggaaaataattaccaagtatttacaaaatgaaaacacgaaatagttgtctaactatttctcaGAAACTTAAACcattaagctaaggcacggccgtccgtctaatagagatagtacgtgtaggtcgtcgcacagctgcttgatcaggagatatacttggtagagacgcaccactgtgagttcatgtcccccttttctcttaactgttttcagttttctaaaccgcgggggtgaaatacatgttactatatttatgagtactttatacatggtatggttagcgtaaggaggtttactacttagatcatgtgagtgggtaggcgaaaacttgaggtcattaatcctcagggtaggaccgagggacaggagcggtagatctatctgggtgtagcgagcccagccccaggcccaacagtacggacctcggggtgactttgtgcccaatgcataaatccgctaggtttgagtcttcctacttgcacttcacacatatcaatggccttgcaaaccattggtgatctctttttccttatttgctacataccaggatttttatacatacaaaggtttatttactcgcttacacatgaactcgctcaacattatttgttgatttttccaacttacatgtatttcagggaattaaagatctggcgcggtatgttatgttttcccgctgcaaggtgttacgaggtcatccgggtttaggggatgtgactttttcctggacgagtcacagttcttaaactgtgtttatttcttgttggtgttgtgtcttttgaacactgtttatgttgttaggatgtaatttccgttaagacaatgttgtggttctttacttttcaaacttaattaaatggatgatcttgcatggtttttatttcatatagcttgttatgattaagctatgatattgaagtcacaccaaattaaccacgcttccgcaaagccagggtgtgacagcttggtatcagagctctgatcatagcgaactaggattccttctcgagtctagactatgatcactagggctctcacgaaaacatttttactgcataccacttaagtccagatccaaaacgtttttataaacaaatgttgagcacattttatttattatttataggctcagtctgggaggctgaggctcggtctgggaggccgaggctcggtctaagagaccgaggtagttgtctagtgggactagggagtcagtctgagaggctgggagaattagctagtgggactaggaagagcagtctgagaggctgggaaaaatttggctagtgggactaggaagagcagtctgagaggctgggagaattggctagtgggactaggaagagcagtctgagaggctgggagaattggctagtgggactaggaagagcagtctaggaggctgggaggctagtgggactaggagaattatttgattgcttaattggtgactaatgtgtttacctgattgtatgactgattatttgtgcatatttgtgtttatgttacaggtatgactgattatttgtgcatatttgtgtttatgttacagacacatggacacCTCAGGCACTGGTGATTCGGACACCACGGGCCCTAGACCCATTGTATCAGACGACTTAGAGTCTTTTGAGCACGAGGTCCACACATCAGACGTTACCAGCACATACgaggatgacttccagccctttgcgttaCCTGATGATGCTGTTAagctcgctgatggccctttggccggggacctaccgctcgtagagatccctgctcccataccttTGGCCGTTTATCCTGCTTACGATATGCTCCTCGACGCCGAcgctgacgacgacgtcgatctgtttgatgatgagcccctagaggatgatgttcaggcgaggcccttctagctgctggtgatcttttgttactcgcagatgctcccgctgaggagtcacctgcacactcaccggtcccagactctttcaagtctgtggcctccgcaccatCGCATACTCAGGATGCGCAACACTTTTCCCACGGTTCAGATCCTGAtagggcatcctctgttgcccctgcccctagctttgctttcggtcacgatgttgaggaggattccgatcctgtctttcccccaggattcgacccagatcaggagatcgagtttataccactggatcagcctatggaggacccggttAACCCAGTTGACCCAGTTGATCCGATTGaccctgagtttgattttgagatggcGTTCGATGACCCCGAGCATGCCATGGCCCTTGAGCCGGTAGCCGCTCCAGACCCagtgtttgagcatgaccctgttcatgctggcGCACCCATTATTGAtcctgtgattgctgacccacccATTGATGATCACCCTGTTGATGCTCCACTACTGGAGGGTGACCATGCTAttgctgctgatcatgttgaCGCCCCGTTTGTCGCTGATATACCCGTTGACCCTCTTGTTGCACCCCATCTTGACCCTATGCCTGTGCAGTTTGATCGTGCACTTTTTGAGGCACATGCTGGCCCACGAGATGAGCACACCCAGCATGGATGGATTGATGACGATGACGAGTACCCACCTTTCGTGGTACCGGTTACTCTCGTTCCTGCACCCGTGTCAGTTCCCCCTGAGATCCCTTTGCACCCCATTACTGGTGTTCACCACTCTGACCTACCTGCGATGTTTCatcagtttacacctccagcgcgacctggagagggttcctcggcTCATCCCTTTGGACACGTACCGACACCTATCCCAGTTGTACCACAGTTTTCACCTGTTGTACCCCCTGTTCCTCCATTTCCTGTATCACCTTTTGATCCAGCCAGTGAGCCATTCCTTTGGACGtcaccacctgttatgccaccgaccgacccctaccatcctttccacaTGGGGTATTCTGTTGAGGATGTACTCATGTCGTTTGTTGTCCAGCAGGAGGTGCTCACACGGCGTgttcaggagcttgagagagctcagccaccgccgtgccagtgtcagggtcagacccaccctgcttcttcgcagcaccCTCGACCGTTGTTACCTGACTATGCTGCACGCCTTTcggcactagagcagcaggttgcttcttggttgcgttcccagagagccatggaggaggactggctccatttgcgtCGTTTGTTCTTCACCCATTttcccctcctccaccgccatcagtgtagAGCTCTTCAGTACCGTACGGGtggacgttggtgagaagacggcgattgctttgaccgcacaacatttttggagactacattctgattctgacttttgttgacatgtatatggatgtattgacactgatttgatatcttttggactggggtgatgtagcccttagtcgatgATGATGTATGACATTATTATGACCTGTACActttactatgtggtctcgatatatggcaatcacagtattctcatcatatatgatgtttgattgattatttatgttttatgacatgggatgttgtgtgattgatgtatttataacatgggatgttatgtgattggtctatttgtaacatgagatgttatgtactattactatcattatatacgtacgctttattatggcctgaccaacgtgaacacatcttttagaagatgccgagacgtcaaacgccgatgcctaccaatgaggcagaactccagcaagtcatcgctgctgccatcgcacagtacgccgcctctcaaggagggactagtggaagtaattctggcaatactggcaacaacaatccacctcatggtaatactaagtcattaaggcataccatgacctaattggatatctctagcaaggttgctaatgccattcatatgttgtaacgtatgtgcagggtgcacctacaagcagtttctagactgcaagccagtcaactttgatggcaccggaggtgctgtcgctttcgttcgttgggccgagaagacTGAATCTgttctccgcatgagcaaatgtgtaccagaccagcaagtcacctacatttctgggctatttttggatggagccctgtcctggtggaatttgcaagtgcagactcttggagaagctgctgcctacgcactaacctggaccgaactgaaagaacttatgcgcaaaaagtattgctctcgcgctgaaatccaaagattggaaactgagttctggcatttgaaaatggaaggtccgaagatcgcagagtatgttcagaggtttcatgacttatcgcatgtggtaccttatatggtcactccagaattcaagcgggttgagcgcttcatttggggattagctcctcaaatcataagtatggtgacctcctccaagcctgcaacaatcactgaggcaattgatctgagcgtggctctcactgaggaggctatccgcctagACAAGTTTTCTGAcactgagccaaagaagaaggagactcacgtcgagtcatcaggaggtaacaagcgaaagttctcaaacttcaagcaaggcactagtggggttgttaagaaaggagagccaAGCgggccagctcaggttacagctggtagtggaaagaaGGGAAAGGGATATACGGGCACCcaacccaagtgcaacacctgccagcgtcaccattctggccggtgtggtttgaaagtatgtgaagcgtgtgggaaacctggccacttgaaggattcttgttgggccactgttggccagggaggccaaggaggatttggaaacagaaacaataaccgaggtggaaatggaaatcgcccacaaggaaacaatggaggtaatgggaatcgaggcaacaatgtgaatcaagcgggcgctgtgaatcgtaaccaaaggaataatcaagctgggaatggaggtggaaacgggtaaagacctggatgctttaactgtggtgatattgggcactataagagaaactgcccagaattgaaccaagcccgtggaagagtgttcaatattgaagcaagggaagcgcgccaggatcccaatgtcgttactggtacgttccctgtaaaccaacgctatgcatccgttttatttgatactggtgccgattatagcttcgtatcattagagtttaagaatatgcttgggttagccgctagtaaattagatattccctactcaatcgaattggctaatggaaagttagtagaagccaatgaagttgtcagaggttgtgcaatcgagttgggagagcgtgagtttgctttggatctactaccagtccagctgggaagcatcgacgtggtagtagggatggattggttatcaagcaacaaggcagaaattgtttgtcacgaaaaggtcgttcgcatcccaaccaaagatggtgaaacaattgtggttcatggagagaagcgtgatacgcctttgaGGATTATCAGCTGCCTAAAAGcacgaaagtgtttacagaagggatgtgctgccttcctggcacacattgtggataagaaagctgttgagccgaaaatcgaaggcatccctgtcgtgagggaatatccagaagtcttcccagatgacttgcctggattgccgccccAAAGGCAAGTGGAATTTCACATCGATTTAGCCCCAGGCGCCGCACCtatggctaaggcaccctatagacttgccccgactgagatgcaagaactgtcgacataacttcaagagttgttagacaagggatttatccgaccaagcttctcgccttggggagctccggtcctgtttgtcaagaaaaaggacggtagttttcgtatgtgtatcgactactgggagttgaataagctgacaatcaagaataggtatcctctgccaaggatcgatgatctattcgaccaattgcaaggttcaagcttttattcaaagatcgatttgcgatctggttaccatcagctaaggatacaggaggaaagtatcccgaagacagcctttagaactcgctatggacactacgagttcctagttatgctgtttggtttgacaaacgcacctgcagtctttatggattcgatgaatagagtttgcaagccgtacttggataagttcgtgattgtatttatcgacgacattttgatttattcaaggacgagggctgagcacgaacagcatctaagagcaATTCTGGAACTGCTGAAGaaggagcagctgtacgccaaattctcgaagtgcgagttttggctacgtgaagtccagtttcttggacatgtggtaaatggagatggaattcatgtggatcccaccaagatcgaagcgatcaagaattgggaaacgccaaagacgccaaccgagattcgacaattcttgggtttggctggctactatcgaagcttcattgaggatttttcaaaaatcgctcaatcATTGACGCTCCTCatgcagaaagataagaagtttgattggggaatcaaacaggaagaagcgttcctgatattgaaagataagctctgcaatgagccaatcttagcactaccggaaggtactgacgatttgtggtatattgcgacgcctcgcgtcaaggattgggttgcgtgttgatgcaacgccagaaggttattgcttacgcgtcacgccagctgaaggtacacgaaaagaactataccacacatgacttggaacttggcgcagtggtttttgcattaaagatctggagacactacctatatggttcaaaatgtacaatcttcacagatcacaagagcttacaacacatattcaaccagaaggagttgaatatgagacaaagacgttgggttgagttgttgaatgattacgactgcgagataaagtaccacccagggaaggcgaatgtggtcgccgacgccctaagtcgaaaagaaaggatcaagcccataagggttagggctttggagatgattattcaaaccgatctttccttgcgcattcgtgccgcgcagaaagaggctcttaaggaaagaaaccttgaagaagaatatctccgtgggatggagaagcaattggtgccaaacgaggaaggaatgttatgttttgagaaaaggatttgggttcctctgtttggtggtttgaggaaagttatttttgatgagcggcacacaaatcacggtactctatccatccaggagcggataagatgtaccaagatcttaaagattactactggtggcctaggatgaaaggcgatgttgctatatatgtaagcaagtgtttaacgtgcgctaaagtgaaagctgaataccagaagccttcgggacttctgcaacaaccagaaattcccaagtggaaatgggaacaaatctccatggattttattaccaagttgccaagaacgccaagagtacatgacactatttgggtaatagtggaccgattaacgaaatctgcgcacttcttacctatcagggagaaggataatacgagcaaattggctgaaatttacatgagagaaatcgttacgtgccatggagtacctctctcgatcatctcggatagagacggaaggttcgcatcaaggatttggcaatccttccaagaagcttttggctcacaattgaatatgagcattgcttttcacccacagaccgacggtcaaagcgaacgGACAAttcagaccttggaagacatgctgagagcatgtgttatagatttgggaggtagctgggataagcatttgccattggtcgagttttcatacaacaacaactaccacaccagtattggtgccgcgccatttgaagccctatatggccgcaagtgcagatcaccgctttgttggtctgatgcaggtgataggcaattggttggtcctgatatggtccaggaaaccacggataagattgcacagatccgagatcgcatcaaggcggctcgtgaccgtcagaagtgttatgcggaccgaagaaggaaacctctagagtttgaggtaggtgatatggttttgttgaaggtatcgccctggaagggtgtggcacgcttcgggaagcgtggaaagttgaacccgcggtatattggttcgttcagaattttggaaagaattgggctagtagcatacaagctggacttacctgctgaattaaacggtgttcacgatacatttcatgtatcaaacttgaagaaaagtccaacacaagataccgttgtcattcccaccgacgagattcatgttgacgacacgctccatttcgttgaagaacctattgaggttacggattggaaagtgaacaaaacccgccggagcagtgtcaagctcgtcaaagttcgttggaatgccagacatggtcctgaatacacctgggagcgtgaggaccgaatgaaagagaaatacccccacttatttcccaagaaccctgtttctagaagcagaacttaaaatttcgggacgaaatttttctaacggggggagaatgtgacaaccctcactaaatcaggtatccgtacgacttaactaataattaattactgcttaattactgtgcttgattgaaattatggataaactgctacttgaatgctgatacatgtacttacttgcatcatactttacttgTTGTCACTCCATGTTTTGCTTATAGCaccttagtgacaaccttgatgcaccaaaagcacagtagcacaatgaacggataacctattgaacatgctgatatagccagcatcaggcagacactgcctctaaggcccgTTTGAGCCAGAGATATtttgctacactagtagagagtgtagggatacgagggttgtagaactgcgtcactaggtataagttatagtgaccggatgtgcctaaaacgtactctatgTACAAAATTTAGCACTTTAACTAAAAgttcagcatttggttaactaataaagtgccaaaacaggaggaaaatattactagacactttccaaagtgtcgggaataagttgtgtcaattaaaatagtattaacgacactttaaagctttgttaagcacgtTAACGGaacactatccaaccgaacaaccggactataaccggaacataaaaatattgccattaacattgtttatctttttctgagccagttagggtccctgaataccctaacacccgctataatgcacaacacactagtaaccgagttaacctcTAACTTAACTTAACTTTATCTTAACACCTAGTTGGAATGGAACcggattacccccccccccaaccgaatcgGTCACAATGTGACCACCCCATGTACTTGCATGATTATTTTAATCACACATGCCTAATATCTAGGCTACACTTAAACCATTGGTTAATGAACCTAAAATTGCCTATAAGATCAAGACTAAGCACACCATATCATTTCCATCTCACAACTcaccacacacacactctctccttcccttggagctctcggccgaacatcccctctaccatccatccatttttcggtttTGGTCTTGCAATTCCAAGTAACTACAAGTGTCAAGGATCTCACACAAAGGAGCTCGGTGCAATTCGGAACGTGAGGGACCTCTTCTCATTGCTGTTATCCACTCATtcttcgactagattcttccctagcctcgagctagtagtaagttgctataaacgccctctcgatctattttaaagtggttaaaatgaaataTGACGGATAAAACTCATGAACTTACAAGGTGATGtgttaaaagtctactaaaatgttaAAGATGTGGGTTAAAAGCACaagggttgtgtaaatcttgtaagatttgttttgtgtaactatttagtgccgatctatgttgtggtagcgcGGATCATCGTCTAAACCGGATTGGccatgttcatgaaacatgacATAGAGTATGTGCAAGGATGAAAGAGGTTAAATGataaaactctaccacacactaaacatgaacttgtgtaaaatcgactttacttatgaaatagtgttcaaaactagtagatctacggatctacaaacggtattttcaaaggaccaagtgtcaaagaaatcatattttctaaaaccggatcttacacgaacaagaatgatttttaaacacacaagtgtgtagacacttgtgtaacactaaatttcgacaaagaactagttttgtcaaattttacaagaagttgtaaagatggaatttctttaaaaacgagattcacaagaaaccggattgatttatactaaagatccactaaaagtaatgggatctACTTCATATTCCGGacaaactacaagttcatgtaatttttgcgatttacatatatattgactagtttgatgcattggaaaattgttttggttgaatgagaaaattgttgaattgaattttaaaagaaaatgatacgcttgaaagcgtggccacctccagttacaggggaaactctggcgaaatttttccaaaaacctaataCTTGGAaaaatattttcactacaagagttacaaatatatttttaacttgtcttcaaaaaatataaatttcgccacgactttatttacaaaatatcggaggtgggattttcacaaaataaaacggggtaaatatatatttgatatatatatttttcatagcgtcacttgtataaatgtttatgattattttgtgaactatacaaatattatttttagggtaaaaataatattaccgtgttaactactccaaaataatacgaacgccttcgcaataattatttaagttacaccggtaattattattaccactcgatctttaaaacgtaacttacgcatcttaagaaatatttatgaacgcgtatttttgtcaaggtattattttgggaaaatcatatgtattaaaaatataatatttttggggaaaaatatttatattttggagttagaaataaaatatatattaagtgagacttaataatatatttcgaagttatacgaacgcacatgtatttaatcccccacccttgggaaggaaaataattaccaagtatttacaaaatgaaaacacgaaatagttgtctaactatttctcaGAAACTTAAACcattaagctaaggcacggccatccgtctaatagagatagtacatgtaggtcgtcgcacagctgcttgatcaggagatatacttggtagagacgcaccactgtgagtt encodes:
- the LOC110924738 gene encoding extensin-1-like, with the translated sequence MEDPVNPVDPVDPIDPEFDFEMAFDDPEHAMALEPVAAPDPVFEHDPVHAGAPIIDPVIADPPIDDHPVDAPLLEGDHAIAADHVDAPFVADIPVDPLVAPHLDPMPVQFDRALFEAHAGPRDEHTQHGWIDDDDEYPPFVVPVTLVPAPVSVPPEIPLHPITGVHHSDLPAMFHQFTPPARPGEGSSAHPFGHVPTPIPVVPQFSPVVPPVPPFPVSPFDPASEPFLWTSPPVMPPTDPYHPFHMGYSVEDVLMSFVVQQEPLVDDDV